Proteins found in one Mycoplasmopsis citelli genomic segment:
- a CDS encoding synaptonemal complex protein 1: MITKLSTEKEKSNKSLNNFLENVIKVRNEVIDLKTDESLKNNFLNRIDNYKNQALNPTPTLALDKDKEISYLNDLVNNQLKTIIKETPNTNKLLQTLSANLNNLKSISKDSQIQKLVNLQIQKIQNNPKETQGDILNSIVQATNLVSSVKNIENLISSIKSKIGQYLDQKTLSGVDAESFSDSLSTIINSDFDNINEYLEKLNSLHNNIYDNVLLASLFRNSLTKLNEQVLDSLNKGFNIDKKSLSQINVEINKLLNSNPPVKQLNEALWINSNQLREINRIELKNWYDFTQSLTSDNDNVIASDIKSQLKFLNKQAEALIANNSAAIREDLQSLIKLYQKSREKIHISQGNEKALLHQTQTKNSIFNTFVNQNGEINSSFAQKLLSQVQELKKQSQIITQNPSLTNEQKELKFKEISNSLNNLEKTSKNWKELEKLVSLGDETIASSNRKKSEQIYLEREISKIKEIKNSILSALDNAANVDNLDLLTQQITQAIKYYKEKQADYQRTQAPLENAKEINETFAPYSLNGAPTPMQKKFLDKLSEYQKQLASTNLTDDKRKETNEKITQLMDLVELAKELEVKNNELKSLVDNNEHNDYSSFAPTSEFTKSKQLNTEVVSFIETFFNSDPDKNQIKSKIEALNNYYKTLSLDISVALLKKTNKEILDNKIITTNFVSQSPYAEINASFENINSITKNLINDNHKTQTQIDELESTIKNYLKLAKTLKNSADKLQTINQNDNSIAYEALLKSIINIPSSGSVNEPNNSLIKFGDSPSVIDFKTRILTGEIAKTQSRIEAQNHLKNLESVYSSNERNHAIFDHAISVYDAKIQNYKEQIGQFYISKGNLINLRDEIDFYIKKATEQKNSIQNDWDVALSLKNSKKTEYDSQKNADWLTNTTHTDKVFADFDSLKDAANTNGKKTTLTAQLLAKLNELPLAYAKDAFIQASINLTSKLDPFTSYSEEIKNAYSNSWKGIISNWINALKTTVNNYTQTSYLVKIKQDYQKLSALNSLITQFKVVFDYFGKNSQSNPNQSNLQVLTNQHPNNTLFDQLNNKTPYQVSETTLYEKTPESILGLANQIRDVYFDNVSLEEAKASELEKINNYLAEVDRKLNAQNNHIDSSLKTQIDTKLNNLVTQTNAVQNKNQLISIDNLLGEVQFKENNLKQLAITTKQAENLVSTHSNIPTDQSGKQSIITDISKTYNSYKNSYLSLNSLELISKEQNLQEQMALFNKFVQVYNLVESQKAKIPTSYNQGTGSKGTQQEGKTKLEAYFNHLKTILNTTPITQAKLLNLENTVNSLTDLISIQKEKLNIQNQVVADNDYNNFNYKNTTNFNYGFENDAQKLADIILKSIPNTTKSASEISTILIPNLVNEFQNQYDLYLARKKALNLLYSNTATEKGIKVKEVETLYQSGTNNVNVQFTKLKDKADEFFHTQAQAISKATDKTQIDQAISNAVEIDAFFDKYKQIAQLITQANAKITSLNSLDSSIQSNVNVTVSKTMLQAQIDTGLSNYYTLKDNIQLDRNILMLDTYVARLNLAIEIAKIQNELNKFNSTPGNAEYLTSDAKAPLLEILNKPFTELNKNYNLETKDDYDRLLEKYITGSTDNSYTIAFINSQILQINIYKAQQYLDTYKKHHNTNPNYEPRDIQDLYTQLEQKITQATAILNANPHNEDQKLKVALEIYNSNNGVLDQIIKAKTQRAKRDLSLHLSLDKYIDNHFPNVNNSPRISDFKSVALDPLENIDISSPTKLETFNTNLISAHEKYIQQQVAVFKWEAHRYNSYKNKFNEFYTLLNSQNTNGVSQSFIFETTGITQADLVDFERAINPTATDKLHTKAKEYANKVNQSDDDLKKWIENISGNDPIETLTKVADEFVNYYQNLISIKSIPSILIKISNLTRIKEQLADLNSSENVRKIIKDTHLQTAELETKINAFLTEINVLTSNSQSDIKNEIDESNVLFTTDTPANITTERQTYFNNYKNIVVALAKAKEKLLNLVFGNSDADQNTLQKALSKFLTGVSDYEGRANLNNLLKYLASSTQAEPNIAPDQDKFTLVKSEYNKLAIPSLASNTELNNLTASTASDFDIFSSVTKGFDLAYKLFKWTTDPNNINLFFEYLTQKTNGKFNYEDIIAKASTTLESFKKILQGNDVNEEDITINGTTYKAKKLNSLFDTNGTGLIGSLFEKFNILKGNSSIFNINNVEVFAYKSSSDPNAEYVQSHLTDDPKIRRGFIDLYFRFTEPASVKDETSAFSNVQSFGVKFENIGINFNIINTFSITKENISDEAHLNAPLFTAEEAGWNNLEAPSRLLSAFNKYSLVKAINDNASFYSEDITEDIDAAPSSTTTSSPDFRIKVKLTGSYKGYTQVGNQIFWRTVNPYFVSDEGVQYQSEIDHSRRLIGPKDQTTYDWVNQYQYKYNVTTDKGKNLLFLPFVIGIPMTKKGSNDGTVLMVITWQILNRFDKVQTSNPQNITLGGNTDVLRHVFFFRRSNAGKTNNSTKTYSNFFSHVMSKIKYRDLEGLSFKALNLQRRFGGSRLWPVDGLIQTIEDISGKDKGIGEQDFTNAIGSDGFFNIKFKVH, translated from the coding sequence ATGATTACTAAACTTTCAACAGAAAAAGAAAAATCTAATAAATCATTAAATAATTTCCTTGAAAATGTTATTAAAGTTCGTAATGAAGTTATTGATTTAAAAACTGACGAATCACTAAAAAACAATTTTTTAAATCGAATTGATAATTATAAAAACCAAGCTTTAAATCCAACTCCTACTTTAGCTCTTGATAAAGATAAAGAAATTAGTTATTTAAATGATTTGGTTAATAACCAACTTAAAACAATTATCAAAGAAACTCCTAACACAAATAAGTTGTTACAAACTTTATCAGCAAATTTAAATAATCTCAAATCCATTTCAAAAGATTCGCAAATTCAAAAATTAGTTAATTTACAAATTCAAAAGATTCAAAATAACCCCAAAGAAACTCAGGGTGATATTTTAAATAGCATTGTTCAAGCGACAAATTTAGTTTCAAGTGTTAAAAATATTGAAAATTTAATTAGTTCTATTAAAAGTAAAATAGGGCAATATTTAGATCAAAAAACCCTTAGCGGAGTTGACGCTGAGTCTTTTAGTGATTCATTAAGTACCATTATTAATTCTGATTTTGATAATATTAATGAGTACTTAGAAAAACTCAATTCATTACACAATAATATTTATGATAATGTTTTATTAGCTTCACTATTTCGAAACTCATTAACAAAATTAAATGAGCAAGTTTTAGATTCGCTTAATAAAGGTTTTAATATTGATAAAAAAAGTTTATCTCAAATAAATGTTGAAATTAATAAGTTACTTAATTCAAATCCACCAGTTAAACAATTAAACGAAGCTTTATGAATTAACTCAAATCAACTAAGAGAAATCAATCGAATCGAACTTAAAAACTGATACGATTTTACTCAATCTTTAACTAGCGATAATGATAATGTAATTGCTAGTGATATTAAAAGCCAATTAAAATTTTTAAACAAGCAAGCCGAAGCTTTAATTGCAAATAATTCTGCTGCTATTAGAGAAGATTTACAAAGTTTAATTAAACTTTATCAAAAATCGCGTGAAAAAATTCATATTAGCCAAGGCAATGAAAAAGCTTTATTGCATCAAACTCAAACAAAAAATTCAATATTTAATACTTTTGTTAATCAAAACGGAGAAATTAATTCATCATTTGCTCAAAAATTACTTAGTCAAGTACAAGAATTAAAAAAACAAAGCCAAATAATAACTCAAAATCCGTCTTTAACTAATGAGCAAAAAGAGTTGAAATTTAAAGAAATTTCTAATTCTCTTAACAACTTAGAAAAAACTTCTAAAAATTGAAAAGAATTAGAAAAATTAGTTTCTTTAGGCGATGAAACTATTGCTTCATCAAATCGCAAAAAATCTGAGCAAATTTACTTAGAAAGAGAAATTTCAAAAATAAAAGAGATTAAAAATAGTATTTTAAGTGCTTTAGATAATGCAGCAAATGTCGATAATTTAGATCTTCTTACCCAACAAATTACTCAAGCTATTAAATATTATAAAGAAAAGCAAGCTGATTATCAAAGAACTCAAGCTCCATTAGAAAATGCTAAGGAAATTAACGAGACTTTTGCTCCTTATTCATTAAATGGTGCTCCAACTCCAATGCAAAAGAAATTTCTTGATAAGTTAAGCGAATATCAAAAGCAATTAGCTTCAACGAATTTGACTGATGATAAAAGAAAAGAGACTAATGAAAAAATTACTCAATTAATGGATTTGGTTGAATTAGCTAAAGAGCTTGAAGTTAAAAATAACGAATTAAAATCATTAGTGGATAATAATGAGCATAATGATTATTCTAGTTTTGCTCCTACAAGTGAATTTACTAAGTCCAAGCAACTCAACACCGAAGTTGTCTCTTTTATTGAAACCTTTTTTAATTCAGACCCTGATAAAAATCAAATTAAATCCAAAATTGAAGCTCTTAATAATTACTATAAAACACTATCGCTTGATATTTCGGTTGCATTATTGAAAAAAACTAACAAGGAAATATTGGATAATAAAATTATTACAACTAATTTCGTAAGCCAAAGTCCTTATGCAGAAATTAATGCTTCATTTGAAAACATTAACAGTATTACTAAGAATTTAATTAATGATAATCACAAAACCCAAACACAAATTGATGAGTTAGAAAGCACTATTAAAAACTATTTAAAATTAGCTAAAACCCTTAAAAATAGTGCAGATAAATTACAAACAATCAACCAAAATGATAATTCGATTGCTTATGAAGCATTATTAAAATCAATTATTAATATCCCAAGTAGCGGAAGTGTTAATGAGCCAAATAATTCACTGATTAAATTTGGTGATTCACCATCTGTAATTGATTTTAAAACACGAATTTTAACAGGTGAAATTGCCAAAACCCAAAGCCGAATTGAAGCTCAAAATCATCTTAAAAACTTAGAAAGCGTTTATTCATCAAACGAGAGAAATCATGCTATTTTCGATCACGCAATTAGTGTTTATGATGCTAAAATTCAAAATTACAAAGAGCAAATTGGGCAATTTTACATCTCAAAAGGGAATTTAATCAACTTACGTGATGAAATTGATTTTTACATTAAAAAGGCAACTGAGCAAAAAAATAGCATCCAAAATGATTGAGATGTAGCTCTAAGTTTAAAAAATAGTAAAAAAACTGAATATGATAGTCAAAAAAATGCTGATTGATTAACAAATACTACTCATACAGATAAAGTTTTTGCTGATTTTGACTCTTTAAAAGACGCAGCTAATACTAACGGGAAAAAGACAACCTTAACAGCTCAGCTACTTGCTAAACTTAATGAACTTCCTCTTGCGTATGCAAAAGATGCATTTATTCAAGCTTCAATTAATTTAACTAGTAAATTAGACCCATTTACTAGTTATTCAGAAGAAATTAAAAATGCTTATAGCAATTCATGAAAAGGAATTATAAGCAATTGAATTAATGCTTTAAAAACCACTGTTAATAATTACACTCAAACATCATATTTAGTTAAAATTAAGCAAGATTACCAAAAACTTTCGGCTCTAAATTCTTTAATTACACAATTTAAGGTTGTTTTTGATTATTTTGGCAAAAATTCACAAAGTAACCCAAATCAAAGTAACCTTCAAGTATTAACTAATCAGCATCCAAACAATACTCTTTTTGACCAATTAAACAATAAAACTCCGTATCAAGTCTCAGAAACTACTTTATATGAAAAAACTCCTGAAAGTATTTTAGGTTTAGCAAACCAAATTAGAGATGTGTATTTTGATAATGTTTCTCTTGAAGAAGCTAAAGCAAGCGAACTTGAAAAAATCAACAATTATTTAGCTGAAGTGGATAGAAAATTAAATGCTCAAAACAATCATATCGATTCAAGTTTAAAAACTCAAATTGATACTAAGTTAAATAATTTAGTTACTCAAACTAATGCAGTTCAGAATAAAAATCAATTAATTAGTATTGATAATTTACTTGGAGAAGTTCAATTTAAAGAAAACAATTTAAAACAACTAGCAATTACTACTAAGCAAGCAGAAAATTTAGTAAGCACACACTCAAATATACCTACTGATCAGAGCGGAAAACAAAGTATTATTACTGACATTTCAAAAACTTACAATAGCTATAAAAATTCTTATTTATCGCTTAATTCTTTGGAATTAATTTCCAAAGAACAAAATTTACAAGAGCAAATGGCTTTATTTAACAAATTTGTTCAAGTATATAATTTAGTTGAAAGTCAAAAAGCAAAAATTCCAACATCATATAATCAAGGAACTGGGTCTAAGGGTACTCAACAAGAAGGAAAAACTAAATTAGAAGCATATTTTAATCATTTAAAAACAATACTAAATACAACTCCAATTACTCAAGCAAAATTATTGAACCTTGAAAATACCGTTAATTCTTTAACTGATTTAATTTCAATTCAAAAAGAAAAATTAAATATTCAAAATCAAGTTGTTGCTGACAATGATTATAATAATTTCAACTACAAAAACACAACAAACTTTAACTATGGTTTTGAAAATGATGCTCAAAAACTCGCTGATATTATTTTAAAAAGCATTCCTAATACTACAAAATCTGCTAGCGAAATTAGTACCATATTAATTCCAAATTTGGTTAATGAATTTCAAAATCAATATGATTTATATTTAGCTCGTAAAAAAGCTCTTAATCTTTTATATAGCAATACAGCAACTGAAAAAGGAATTAAAGTTAAAGAAGTTGAAACACTTTATCAAAGTGGAACTAATAACGTTAATGTACAATTTACTAAATTAAAAGATAAAGCTGATGAATTTTTCCACACTCAAGCTCAAGCAATTAGTAAAGCTACTGATAAAACTCAAATTGATCAGGCAATTAGCAATGCAGTTGAAATTGATGCTTTCTTTGATAAATACAAGCAAATAGCTCAGTTAATTACCCAAGCTAATGCTAAAATTACTTCATTAAATAGCTTAGATTCAAGTATTCAAAGTAACGTTAATGTTACTGTTTCAAAAACTATGTTACAAGCACAAATAGATACTGGTTTGTCAAATTATTACACTCTAAAGGATAACATTCAACTTGATCGTAATATTTTAATGCTTGATACATATGTAGCTCGCTTAAATTTAGCTATTGAAATAGCTAAAATCCAAAATGAGTTAAATAAATTTAACTCTACTCCAGGAAATGCTGAATATCTAACTAGTGATGCTAAAGCTCCTTTACTAGAAATTCTTAATAAACCATTTACTGAGTTAAATAAAAATTATAATTTGGAAACTAAAGATGATTATGATCGCTTATTAGAAAAATATATTACTGGTTCAACGGACAATTCATATACTATTGCATTTATTAACTCACAAATTTTGCAAATTAATATTTACAAAGCACAGCAATATTTGGATACTTATAAAAAACATCATAACACTAATCCAAATTATGAACCTCGAGATATTCAAGACCTTTACACTCAATTAGAGCAAAAAATTACTCAAGCAACAGCTATTTTAAACGCAAATCCACATAATGAAGATCAAAAACTTAAAGTTGCTTTGGAGATATACAATTCCAACAATGGAGTGCTTGATCAGATTATAAAAGCAAAAACTCAAAGAGCTAAAAGAGATTTATCGCTACATTTATCGCTTGACAAATATATTGATAACCATTTCCCGAATGTAAATAATTCTCCACGGATAAGCGATTTTAAATCAGTTGCATTAGATCCACTTGAAAATATTGATATTTCAAGTCCGACTAAATTAGAAACCTTTAATACTAATTTAATTAGTGCTCATGAAAAGTATATCCAACAACAAGTAGCGGTTTTTAAATGAGAAGCTCATAGATACAATTCATATAAAAATAAATTTAATGAGTTTTATACTTTATTGAATTCTCAAAACACCAATGGAGTAAGTCAAAGTTTTATTTTTGAAACAACTGGAATTACTCAAGCTGATTTAGTTGATTTTGAGCGAGCAATTAATCCAACTGCTACTGATAAACTTCATACCAAAGCTAAAGAATACGCAAATAAAGTAAATCAAAGTGATGATGATCTTAAAAAATGAATTGAAAATATTAGTGGAAATGATCCAATTGAAACTTTAACAAAGGTAGCTGATGAATTTGTTAATTATTATCAAAATCTCATTTCAATTAAATCAATTCCTTCAATTTTAATTAAAATTAGCAATTTAACACGTATTAAAGAACAATTAGCTGATCTAAATTCATCAGAAAATGTGCGTAAAATTATAAAAGATACTCATTTACAAACAGCTGAGTTAGAAACTAAAATTAATGCCTTTTTAACCGAAATTAATGTTTTAACAAGCAATTCTCAAAGTGATATAAAAAATGAAATTGATGAATCAAATGTTTTATTTACTACTGATACTCCAGCAAATATTACCACTGAGAGACAAACATACTTTAATAATTATAAAAATATTGTTGTTGCATTAGCTAAAGCCAAAGAAAAATTGCTTAATTTAGTTTTTGGAAACAGTGATGCTGATCAAAATACTTTACAAAAAGCCTTATCGAAATTCCTTACAGGGGTTTCAGACTATGAGGGAAGAGCTAATTTAAATAATTTATTAAAATATCTTGCTTCAAGTACCCAAGCTGAGCCTAATATTGCACCAGATCAAGATAAATTCACCTTAGTTAAAAGTGAATATAACAAACTTGCAATTCCTTCATTGGCAAGCAATACAGAGTTAAATAATCTTACTGCTAGCACCGCAAGTGATTTTGATATTTTCAGTTCTGTTACTAAGGGATTTGACTTAGCTTATAAATTATTTAAATGAACTACCGATCCAAATAACATTAATTTATTTTTTGAGTATTTAACTCAAAAAACTAACGGAAAATTCAATTATGAAGATATTATCGCAAAAGCAAGTACCACATTAGAAAGTTTTAAAAAAATTCTTCAAGGAAATGATGTTAATGAAGAAGATATTACTATTAATGGAACTACTTATAAAGCCAAAAAATTAAATTCTTTATTTGATACAAATGGAACTGGATTAATTGGAAGTTTATTTGAAAAATTTAATATTTTAAAAGGAAATTCTTCAATTTTTAATATTAATAATGTTGAAGTTTTTGCTTATAAATCATCTAGTGATCCAAATGCTGAGTATGTCCAATCTCATTTAACAGATGATCCAAAAATTCGAAGAGGATTTATTGATCTTTACTTTAGGTTTACTGAACCTGCTTCAGTAAAAGATGAAACTAGTGCCTTTAGTAATGTACAAAGTTTTGGGGTTAAATTTGAAAATATTGGAATTAACTTTAATATAATTAATACTTTTAGCATTACCAAAGAAAATATTTCTGATGAAGCTCATTTAAATGCTCCACTATTTACTGCTGAAGAAGCCGGTTGAAATAATTTGGAAGCACCATCACGGTTACTTAGTGCCTTTAATAAATATTCTTTAGTTAAAGCAATTAACGATAATGCTTCATTTTATTCAGAAGATATTACTGAAGATATTGATGCAGCTCCTTCAAGCACCACTACTTCTTCACCTGATTTTAGAATTAAAGTTAAATTAACAGGAAGTTATAAAGGATATACTCAAGTAGGAAATCAAATCTTTTGAAGAACAGTAAATCCTTATTTTGTTTCTGATGAAGGAGTTCAATATCAAAGTGAAATTGATCATTCAAGAAGGCTTATTGGACCTAAAGATCAAACTACTTATGATTGAGTTAATCAGTATCAGTATAAATATAATGTAACTACAGATAAAGGAAAAAATTTACTATTTCTTCCGTTTGTTATTGGAATTCCAATGACTAAAAAAGGAAGTAATGACGGAACGGTATTAATGGTAATTACTTGACAAATTTTAAATAGATTTGACAAAGTTCAAACATCAAATCCTCAAAATATAACTCTTGGAGGAAACACTGATGTTTTAAGACACGTTTTCTTCTTTAGACGCTCAAATGCAGGAAAAACTAATAATTCAACTAAAACCTATTCAAATTTCTTTTCTCATGTGATGAGTAAAATTAAATACAGAGATTTAGAAGGATTATCATTTAAAGCCTTGAATTTACAAAGAAGATTTGGTGGCTCTCGTTTATGACCTGTTGATGGATTAATTCAAACAATTGAAGATATTTCAGGAAAAGATAAAGGAATTGGAGAACAAGACTTTACAAATGCTATCGGATCAGATGGATTCTTTAACATTAAGTTCAAAGTTCATTAA
- a CDS encoding HNH endonuclease, whose protein sequence is MNDLAYKVWEKAFGNKEVAFDFAGREIHKSAYGDQNSKYRWDIHHIYPKAKGGSNELHNLIPAHIDTNREAGDKTAYTANGRNFEVIKDKEKTKKLGKRAYEIREK, encoded by the coding sequence ATGAATGATTTAGCTTATAAAGTTTGAGAAAAAGCATTTGGAAACAAGGAAGTTGCTTTTGATTTTGCGGGAAGAGAAATCCATAAATCTGCATACGGAGATCAAAATTCAAAATACCGTTGAGATATTCATCACATTTACCCAAAAGCTAAGGGGGGTTCAAACGAATTGCATAATTTAATTCCTGCTCATATAGATACAAACAGAGAAGCAGGAGATAAAACAGCCTACACAGCAAATGGAAGAAATTTTGAAGTTATTAAAGATAAAGAAAAAACTAAAAAATTAGGCAAAAGAGCTTATGAAATTCGTGAAAAATAA
- a CDS encoding HNH endonuclease signature motif containing protein, with translation MFYKAHRIWEKYYGSEQVAVDFAGREIRKSSYGNIFSRYNWDLHHIFPKSKCGSNDEENLLCVHVLTNREAADKTSFWANDQAFEVVLSKRKTRMLGKKVYRIREKESWLD, from the coding sequence GTGTTTTATAAAGCTCATCGAATCTGGGAAAAATATTACGGTTCTGAACAAGTAGCAGTTGATTTTGCAGGAAGAGAAATAAGAAAATCTTCATATGGAAATATATTTTCTAGATACAATTGAGACCTTCATCACATCTTTCCTAAATCCAAATGCGGATCAAATGATGAAGAAAATCTACTTTGTGTTCACGTTCTAACTAACAGAGAAGCAGCTGATAAAACTTCTTTTTGAGCTAATGATCAGGCCTTTGAAGTTGTTTTAAGTAAAAGAAAAACTAGAATGTTGGGCAAAAAAGTTTATAGAATAAGAGAAAAAGAATCTTGACTTGATTAA
- a CDS encoding ABC transporter ATP-binding protein — translation MRINFDTKSNSRSTPHVKLKFAEKKAFFKRVLNLVWKDHKAIMTLVFILIFISNIGMIFNQIFLGKVLIDGLLTDHKNGGLISKDQFDWNKFYLMMILGVFMFSLGILFNFLYQWIIVKITFKTMAKLRNDLYVHSQTLPIKFFDQNQKGEILSRYTSDIDTLRQFISKSIPATINASVTLIVSFAIMLWLSWILTLITLLLVSVILYVMKTLGSASGKYFRKRQQLNGKIIGFTEEMFSGLKVVKTFNQEAKSVEKFEKLNNKFFEAENKANRIANLLFPIAMNLGLIVFATVSIVGSIIISFESSRNFFGLSVGILFSFSQFARSFAFPISTVAEQSNVIVMALAGSQRVFDILDQKPEINQGKVKLVKISKDENGNFIEENKENLFSIFAWKLPNKIGNEQYQITKGKIEFKNVSFGYSDDQLILKNISLIAYPGQKIALVGPTGAGKTTITNVLNRFYEIQSGDIYFDDINLRDIEKSSLREALVMVLQDTHLFTETIRNNIAYGADIIHEELMYLSADTANISYYISNLKSNYETVLSDGGNELSQGQKQLFSIARAAYHDAPVVILDEATSSIDTKTEQLVQQAMDKLMSNRTSFVIAHRLSTIKNSDLILVLKDGQIIERGNHNELLTQNGYYSTLWANSKVQA, via the coding sequence ATGAGGATTAATTTTGATACCAAAAGCAACTCAAGATCTACTCCACATGTTAAATTAAAATTCGCTGAAAAGAAAGCATTTTTTAAAAGAGTTCTCAATTTAGTGTGAAAAGATCATAAAGCAATTATGACCTTGGTGTTTATTTTGATTTTTATTTCTAATATTGGAATGATTTTTAACCAAATCTTTTTAGGAAAAGTTTTAATTGATGGATTATTAACTGATCACAAAAATGGTGGATTAATTTCCAAAGATCAATTTGATTGAAATAAATTTTACCTAATGATGATTCTGGGTGTTTTTATGTTTAGTTTGGGAATATTATTTAACTTCCTATATCAATGAATCATTGTAAAAATTACCTTCAAAACAATGGCTAAGTTGCGGAATGATTTATATGTTCATTCACAAACTTTACCAATTAAATTCTTTGACCAAAATCAAAAAGGAGAAATTTTATCGCGTTATACTAGCGATATTGATACCTTAAGACAATTTATTTCTAAATCAATTCCAGCAACAATTAATGCTTCTGTAACACTTATTGTTTCATTTGCAATTATGTTATGACTTAGTTGAATTTTGACTTTAATTACTTTACTTTTAGTTTCAGTTATTTTATATGTGATGAAAACCTTAGGTTCTGCATCAGGAAAATATTTTAGAAAACGTCAACAATTAAATGGAAAAATTATCGGTTTTACCGAAGAGATGTTTAGTGGTTTAAAGGTAGTTAAAACCTTTAATCAAGAAGCAAAATCAGTGGAAAAATTCGAAAAACTTAACAATAAATTTTTTGAAGCAGAAAATAAAGCTAATCGAATTGCCAATTTACTTTTCCCTATTGCAATGAATTTAGGATTAATTGTTTTTGCAACTGTTTCAATAGTTGGTTCTATTATTATTTCCTTTGAAAGCAGTCGAAACTTTTTTGGTTTAAGTGTAGGAATTTTATTTTCGTTTTCACAATTTGCACGTTCTTTTGCTTTCCCAATTTCTACAGTTGCTGAACAATCAAATGTTATTGTAATGGCTTTAGCTGGTTCACAAAGAGTTTTTGACATTCTTGACCAAAAACCTGAAATTAACCAAGGAAAAGTAAAATTAGTTAAAATTTCTAAAGATGAAAATGGGAATTTTATCGAAGAAAATAAGGAAAATCTTTTTAGTATTTTTGCTTGAAAATTACCAAATAAAATTGGAAATGAACAATACCAAATTACCAAAGGAAAAATTGAATTTAAAAACGTTTCTTTTGGATATAGTGATGATCAATTAATTTTAAAAAATATTTCTTTAATAGCTTATCCTGGACAAAAAATTGCTTTAGTTGGACCTACTGGAGCAGGAAAAACAACTATTACTAATGTTTTAAATCGCTTTTATGAAATTCAAAGTGGAGATATTTATTTTGATGATATTAACCTTAGAGATATTGAAAAAAGCTCCCTTCGTGAAGCTTTGGTAATGGTATTGCAAGATACTCATTTATTTACTGAAACCATTCGTAATAACATCGCTTATGGAGCAGATATTATTCATGAAGAATTAATGTACCTTAGTGCTGATACAGCTAATATTTCTTATTATATTAGTAATTTAAAAAGCAATTATGAAACAGTTCTTTCTGACGGAGGAAATGAACTTTCTCAAGGTCAAAAACAACTCTTTTCCATTGCTCGAGCCGCTTATCATGATGCTCCAGTAGTTATTTTGGATGAAGCTACTTCAAGCATCGACACTAAAACTGAACAATTAGTCCAACAAGCAATGGATAAACTTATGTCTAATCGCACTAGTTTTGTGATTGCTCACCGACTTTCAACAATTAAAAATTCAGATTTAATTTTAGTTCTTAAAGATGGTCAAATAATCGAAAGAGGAAATCATAATGAACTTTTAACTCAAAATGGTTATTACTCAACATTATGAGCAAATTCTAAAGTGCAAGCTTAA